One part of the bacterium genome encodes these proteins:
- a CDS encoding rhodanese-like domain-containing protein, giving the protein MAEPQSFSINEAQEAIQEGALLIDVRQPDEYEEGHAPGAQNIPHDELINQLEKLGKDKNKSIVVYCRSGARSSYAKDILEQNGFTHVLNAGGLPEICSIVEGWNTP; this is encoded by the coding sequence ATGGCAGAACCACAAAGCTTTTCCATAAATGAGGCTCAAGAAGCAATACAAGAAGGGGCACTCTTGATCGATGTGCGGCAGCCAGATGAATACGAGGAAGGGCATGCACCAGGAGCGCAAAATATTCCGCATGACGAGCTCATAAACCAACTCGAAAAATTAGGAAAAGATAAGAACAAATCAATCGTGGTGTACTGTAGAAGCGGGGCGCGCTCCTCCTACGCCAAGGACATTCTTGAGCAGAATGGCTTCACTCATGTTCTCAATGCGGGAGGTCTACCTGAAATTTGCTCAATTGTAGAAGGCTGGAACACCCCCTGA